The sequence GCTCGGCCGCCGAGGGCTGGGTCGTCTCCGAACGCGTCGGGCGGCGGGTGCGCTGGTCGCTGACCCCGCCCGGGCGCCGGCTGCTGACCGAAGGCGCCGAGCGGATCTACGCGTTCGGCCGCGAACGGCCGCCGTGGAACGGGCAGTGGCTGATGCTGATCGTGTCCGTCCCGGAGGCCAAGCGCGACCTGCGGCACCGGCTGCGCACCCGGCTGACCTGGGCGGGTTTTGGTTCGCCGGTGGCCGGCGTGTGGGTCAGCCCGGACCTGTCCCGCCAGCGCGAGGCCCAGCAGATCGTCAGCGAGCTCGGCCTCGACGCGCAGGCGATGTCGTTCACCGCCGCGTACGGCGAGGTCGGCGAGCAGGAGTCCATGGTGGCCCGGTCCTGGGACCTGACCGAGCTCAAGGACCGCTACGAGGACTTCATCGACCGGTTCACCGGCCTGCACCCCACCGGCGGCCGGGCGGTGCTGCGCGCGCAGACCGAGCTGGTCCACGAGTGGCGGCGGTTCCCGTTCCTCGACCCGCAGCTGCCCGCCGAGCTCCTCCCGGCGAAGTGGAGCGGGACGAAAGCCGCGGAACTGTTCCATCACAAACACGTCGACTGGCGCCCCGAGGCCCAGCAGTATTGGGACGACATCGTCGA is a genomic window of Amycolatopsis lexingtonensis containing:
- a CDS encoding PaaX family transcriptional regulator C-terminal domain-containing protein, with translation MGEPAPPVTLGRRPKPREGRPSAPRPTVSRRREVSHASARSLLMTVLGEYALPRDKPVWTSMLVEVLGILDIEEKSARQALARSAAEGWVVSERVGRRVRWSLTPPGRRLLTEGAERIYAFGRERPPWNGQWLMLIVSVPEAKRDLRHRLRTRLTWAGFGSPVAGVWVSPDLSRQREAQQIVSELGLDAQAMSFTAAYGEVGEQESMVARSWDLTELKDRYEDFIDRFTGLHPTGGRAVLRAQTELVHEWRRFPFLDPQLPAELLPAKWSGTKAAELFHHKHVDWRPEAQQYWDDIVETEEAG